Sequence from the Fictibacillus arsenicus genome:
CTGCTTCAATTTCAAGGTCAGCAGAACCGATCATGAAATCAGTATGGCCGCGGCTGTGATTAATTTCTTTCTCTTCCATCTGTTCAGGTGTAAGGTTCCCTGCATCTTTAACAGACATTGTGATCGAAGTACCAATTGCCAAGTGACAAGAAGCATTCTCATCATACAGTGTATTGTTAAAAATGATGCCTGAGTTCGAGATAGGCGAGTCATAAGGTACAAGAGCTACTTCTCCCAGATACCCCATGCCGTCATCGATGCTAAGCAGCTGTTTCAGTGTATCGTATCCCTCTTCTGCAGTAAATTCGACCACTTTCCCATCTTTAAACGTTAGACTGAAGTTATCGATGAGGTTCCCCATAGCCGACAAAGGCTTAGAACTTGATACTTTTCCATTTACACCATATTTTCTAGGCGTAGTGAACACCTCTTCTGTTGGCAGGTTAGGAATGTAGTAAGTACCGAATGTAGAATTGTGTCCTCCTCCAATCCACGTATGGTCAGGATGCAAATCAATGCTTAAATCTGTGCCTTCTGATTTATAATGCAGTGTTTTAAATCTCTGCTCATTTAAGTAATCTACTTTTTCTGAAAGTGTTTTAACATGCTCTTCCCATGCCGCAACTGGATCCGCCTGGTCTACACGAACGGTTTTAAAAATCGCCTCCCATAATGCTTCAACTGCTTCTTCTTCATTTTTTTCAGGGAATACAGATTTTGCCCAGCCTGCTGTCGGTGCACCAGCAATCGCCCAGTGCATATCACCTCTAAGCTGGCCAGCTGAAAAGGCTTGCAGCTTTTCCCCTCTATTCTTTTGAACGAACATCATACGCTCTGAAGGAACACCTTTATATGCGTTCGGGTCATTTCCAGTTACCATCAAGAAACAATCGTGATTTTCTACAAGACTGTTATATTTTTCGATTTCCCAAGATTGAAGGTCATCTTTCAGTACTTCTTCCTTCGCGCTCGTATAATGAATACGGTTGGTTTGGGTATCAACCCAGTCCACCATCACTCTATTACAACCGTTCTCATAGGCATGTTTTGTTACTTTACGAGTAAATTCTGCAGCTTCGATTGGAGAACTAATTAATAACTTTTGCCCCTCTTGCATGCTTAATCCAACTTTCACAACAAGTTCAGCATATTGATCTAATTTTTCTTCAAATGTCTTCATTAAATTTCCCCCTCCAGTTAGTTCAAATAAAAACGACTGATAAGTTTATAATATACATTATAAAGTAAAAAGAAAATTTAGACTAATTAAAACTAAAAAAAGAAACACTTTTTTAATCGCGGCTCCTGCTTATACATCTCTATGATTTTTTGTTTAATACAAAACCTATATGTGAGAGCG
This genomic interval carries:
- a CDS encoding aminopeptidase, encoding MKTFEEKLDQYAELVVKVGLSMQEGQKLLISSPIEAAEFTRKVTKHAYENGCNRVMVDWVDTQTNRIHYTSAKEEVLKDDLQSWEIEKYNSLVENHDCFLMVTGNDPNAYKGVPSERMMFVQKNRGEKLQAFSAGQLRGDMHWAIAGAPTAGWAKSVFPEKNEEEAVEALWEAIFKTVRVDQADPVAAWEEHVKTLSEKVDYLNEQRFKTLHYKSEGTDLSIDLHPDHTWIGGGHNSTFGTYYIPNLPTEEVFTTPRKYGVNGKVSSSKPLSAMGNLIDNFSLTFKDGKVVEFTAEEGYDTLKQLLSIDDGMGYLGEVALVPYDSPISNSGIIFNNTLYDENASCHLAIGTSITMSVKDAGNLTPEQMEEKEINHSRGHTDFMIGSADLEIEAEYEDGKRIPLFKNGNWAI